gatatcactttgccaatgaaggtccatatagtcaaagctatggtttttccagtagtcatgtacagatgtgagagttgaaccataaagaaggttgagcaccaataaactgatgctttcaaactgtgctgctggagaagacccttgagagtcccttggactgcaaggaaatcaaaccagtcaatcctaaaggaaatcaaccctgaatattcattggaaggactgatgttgaagctgaagctccaatactttgtccacctgatgtgaagagccaactcattgaaaaaagcCATTATtctagggaagattgaaggcaggaggagaaggggatgaccagaggacgagatggttagatggtgtcacggaatcaatggacatgagtttgagcaagcactgggagatggtgagggacagggaaacctggtgtgctgcaatccatgggttcacaaagagttggacatgacttatcaactgaatgacaacaatacTTAATTCACAGGATGGTTGGTTAGATTAAATATGTTAATCCGAGTACAACCCTTAAACCACTATCTGgtacataataaatatatgaCTTGCTGTGGGTTAAATTACTTTGCCATTCTTAGGCTGCATTTCCCCAAACCATGCCATCTAAGAATTATatggaaaattaaatgagaaaatggatgCACACAACCTTAGCCCAAGCCTGGCATCTGGTAAGACTCTTTTAAAGGACCAGTATTCCCGTAACTATAGTTACCATTACTGATACTTGTATTATTTGTTGCTCAGGCTCTTATTCCCTGTTTTGTTGCAACAATCactatttactattattattatctcgCATATTCCCTGTTATGAATGGTAATATCAgcaatattacttttttttttttttagccacccCAAACtgcttatgggatcttaattcccccaccagggattgaaccctggccctctgtagtgaaagcacagagtccttaGGACTTCCCTcggggtccagtgattaagactctgcactcccaatgagagggcacaggttcattccccagtgggggaactaagatcccacatgccatgcagcgcagtcagagaaaagaaagaaagaaagcacagagttctaaccgCAGGACTGCCAGCGAATTCCCAGTATTACTATCTCACTATTCCGCACATCTGGTCCCCCTCTTCAGGCAGTCCAGAAGCCTGCCAGGGTTTCTCCTTCCCAAGCCAGGCTTTCCCTCGCTGGCCCCTCAACCCTTCATCTGATGGGAGAAGGCGGTGGTGAGGCTCAGGCCCCAAGTTCCCAACAGGAAGCAAAGACTGACAGCAGCACCTGCCAGCCCTTCGGACACGTGGGATGCCATGACCGAGCCACtgaatgattctttttttcttttcatcgtGAAGCTAGGCTATTTTTtcctatataatttttaaaggttactttccatttacagttactaAAAAAACACTGGCTATAGTCCCCGTGCTGTGCAATAATTCTTAAGAAACCAGATAGATAGCAAGGCAGGTAAACCCATGAAACAAAACTCCCCTCTGCTCCCAAGCATTGCTAAGAGTCCCATTCACCCCTCCACATTGCTCAGAGGTCTCCCCTGGTCTCCCTCTCACCGGGTGGGACAGCCCACGTGCGCCGTTCAACTCAGGAGGTGAATGGTGTTCAAGTGCGACTTCCCCCGGGAGCTGTAActctggatctcagtttctcTATCTCGGTCTTGGCATTCCCATCCTAGGTCTACTTCCCACGAGTCTGGTGTCAGCAGTGAACTAGGAATAACTCCTATAAAACActacacaggacttccctggtggtccagtggctaagactccacacacTTAGACTCCTTCaaggcagagggcccaggtttgacccttggtcaggaaactagattcccACGTGCCGAAACTCAAACATCCCTCACAACTAAGACTGGGCACggtcaaataaagaaataaatattttttttaaattttaaaacaaaacactatACAAAGTAATCAAACTTTTATTGAAGCCTTTATGTGCCAGACACGGCACAGGCCCTGCTCttgaggagctcacagtctagaaAAGAGAAGATGCCAAAAAAATGATTCCCACAAAgatggaggggcctggggagCGGGGGGCAAAGCCATCAACACCACCGCCTCTCCTATTCCAGGTTGGCTGGAACAGAGAACAGAGAGCTTATCAGcgtctctccctccttccctgggacGGCTCTGACTTCCCACTGTCCTAAGTATCAGGAGGACACCAGGGAGAGACAAAGATGCGGGGGATACAGCTGCTGCCCTCAAAAAGCTAGAACATCCCggcaggatatatatatacatatacaacgGTAACTTTGTGTCCCAAAGCCGCAAACCAGTGCAGCAAAAGCTGGGGAGAACAGGGGCTGGGCCAGCCCAGTCCAGGGGGGTGGGAAAAGAAGTAATGGAAAGGCAGATATCCAGGGCCCAGGAAGTAGGGCAAGAGGTGGAGAAGCTCATAGTAGGGCACCAGCAGCCACAGCCAACAGAAGAGTCACCCATCCCGCCCAAGGAGCTGCAGAGCCTTTACTAGGGGTCACATATTTTACGGGGTACTGCCCCATATTTCTGCGGTCCTGGTGGCCACTAGCACCTCCAGCCAAGCTAGCTTCCTCTTCCTGGAAGGTCTCATGCCCCACCTCTTGCGGAGACGTCTGGTTGGTCCGAGCTGGGGTGATGGGTTTGGAGGTGGACCGGGTGGTGGTGGGGACTGGGGTAGCTTTGGTGGTGACGGTGGAGGATGGGGCTGAGGTGGAAGTACTGACAGATTTGGTTGGGGCCAGGGTGGTGGACCGAGGTGGGGGCAGCAAGATGAGAGGTGGGAATTGAGGGGAGAAGTAGGTCTTGTTGCGGAGGTCTGAGTTACAGCGGGACCCCTGGCAGCAGGAGCCGCTGAGCGTGAACCCTGGGCCTGTCGCCGAATCCCGGGTGCAGAACTCGTCTTGGACGCAGCCCCGGACAGGCAAGGACACGGTCACATTGGCTGCAGGAGAGAAACACGGGTAGGTCCATGGTTGGGGGTAGGCGGTAGGCACAGCCAGAACGAAACTTAGGGGCAACACGAGGTCAAGAACATCCAAAACAGGGGACGGAAGGGCTCTGCATCCATTAATCCCTATGTCTCCATTTGGGCcccactttgagaaacactgtccCGTTGTTTTTTGTATTCACTAGACCACATTTCCCATAGGACTTAAGAGGAAAAATGTGTAGAATGAACTACAAGTTCCACAATGCTTTGGAAGAAAGGTTTGAACTGGTATACACCACCTCTCAACaggatgaaagagaagagcattgcctccctcttcctcccgTGACTCCACCGTTGCCAAAATTCAGTCTTAGAGTCagaactcagttcagtcactcagtagtgtctgactctttgcaaccccatggactgcagcatgccaggcctccctgtccatcaccaactcccagagtgtactcaaactcatgtccattgagtcggtgatgccatctaaccatctcatcctctgttatccccttctcccaccttcaatcttgtccagcatcagggtcttcatcTCCCATAATACACCCCGCAGAGGATGGGATTTCAAGAACTCATGGTTCCCTGAGGCAGAGACCTGGAGGCTGAACCACATCTCTTCTAATACTTTGGGGTGGGACAAAGTATTAGGAGACACTAACCTTTGAGTTTTAAGGACCAGATTCCCCACGATGCCTGGGCAGAATCTTAGAGACTTAAATACATTTCCCGTTGCACATCCTCCCATTCTGCACCTGGCAAGCCTCTGTGAAAACATATTTCCTCCAAAACTCTGGGGCAAAAGTATTCCTATTCCCGTGCTATCCTGGGAATAGGACTGCATTTCTCATGACGCTCTAGGACAAGCCACCAACTTAGGCCTACGGTTCCCAGAGGGCACGGGAAGGTGAGGGAATCCTTTGGGTAAAGGGGTACTATTACCTACCACCCATGAGGCCTCAGAAAAGGCTACCAAGACCCGTGCAGGCCAGGTGCTTTGGAGCTCCTCTCACCTGCTGTCAAGGTGACATTGCCGTCGAAACAGCCCTTGTAGAAATGGTCGCTGGCGTTGTAGCAGCTCACGACGGGAGGCGCCCTGCCCTGGCACTCCTTGCGGCTCAGTCCCACGCAGCTGTAGCACTCGACGCCGTTGGGCTGGTAGGCACTCTCATTGCCTGCGAGGAGGGCGAGGAGGAAGGAAGCGGTCCAGGGGGTTCAAGAAGCCCTGACCTGCTCGTCGTCCCTCAAGTCCACGTCTCCGCCCCTCGACGGACACGCAGCTCCGCCTCTAACCCCGCCCCCAGGGTGtgaccccgcccccagcccttGAGGATTTTTCCCCGCCTCCGGCTGGCGGCCGCCCCAGGCCCAGGCGTGGCTCCGCCCTCCAGAGCTGTGGCTCCGCCCCCACCGACCTGCGGGGTTGAGCGCTCGCGAGGTGAGGTTGAGTTTCGCGTTGCAGCGGTCCTGGGGACACTGCTGCAGCTGGATGAAGGCCAGAATCCCGTAAAGGTCCAGTCCGCGGTCATTCTTGCCGGGGATTCCCGAACCGCAGCCCCGCACTGCCACCGAGAATTGCCCGTGGACTGCgaagaggggagggggcggggtcaGAGGGGCGTGGCATCTGGGCGGGGCCTCGAATAGATCGGCCCAGAAGATAGGCAGGCCAAGGTGGGAGCACCGGGGAGAGGGGGTTCAGAAAGAGCAGATCCGAGGGGAAAGAACAACAGACTTGAGAGATCTGAGTATGAGGGGACAGAGAAGCTGACAGGTACTGTACACAAAAGCTGGGACGGGGTAAGAGTGATAAGAAGGGGCACGACCACAGGGAGTCTCACCCGGAAAGCAACATCAGAAAGAACTGAGACTGACGAAGAAGGCACAGGCTCAGAGATAGATGGAGCCTCCTAGGAGCTGTGACCTCAGACAAGGGCGGGTCAGAGGGACCCGAAGCCTCAGCCTTGGGACCCTAGGGTGGGTCTCCATCACCAAAGGCCCCATTGGATGGGGGAGGCTTGGTTGGGTGGAGAGGATTTTGGAAGGGTCAGAAGGCGATAGCGAGATCTCAGTGAGCCAGGCTGTGCCCTTGAAGGAGACGAGGTCCCAGGTCTGGATTCTCCCAGGTCACCTCACCCCTGCGCAGCGCTCAGTCTTCACCTCTCTAAGCCCTAAGGGCGTGGGTGTGTTGAAAGGCCCAGGCCCTTGCAGACTGAAAGGGAAGAATGGGGATGCGTTGGAGTGAGTGTGGCCAAAGTCAGACGGAGGGGCTGGACTATAGGGAGGCGGGGCCCGGATGGAGAAGCTGGAAGCTAGTACGCGAGGGCCAGGAGGTTCCACTCACTAGTCTCCACGGCCCCCACAGCTTCTGTGCAGACTTCCACGCCTGGTGCACACTTCACCGTCTTCATCTTCTGCGGCGAGCACCCGTCATCTGCGTTCTGCACGCAGCTGTAACACTCCAGGGCCTTCGCTCCTGGGGGTGCAGAGGCATGTAGAACTGAGCGATCCCAACTGAAGTCTCCTCCCCAAAGAAGAAATAGTCCTTCCCACTCCCTCCACCCCTGTGCAACTAACTGTACCGCACATCCTTTTCCAGGGCAGGGAGATAAGGAAATGTGTGCgcgctaagtcgtttcagtcgtgtccaactctttgctaccctttggactgtagcccgccaggctcctctgtccaagggattctccaagcaagaatactggagtggattgcatgccctcctcagggACAAGGAAAACGTAGCCGCAAATCTGAGGCCAGGAGATACACTGTGTCCCTTTCATGCCTACAGTGGGAGTATCTTTTTCACAGACCCTTATGCCCAAGGTGGGGGATCCCTGACTTAAATGGGGGGACTCCTTCTTTCAGTTCTCCACTTAGGATGGGGGAATTTTACCCACAGTCAAGTCATTCGGTGAGACTTCCCTCCCCACCACTCACCCCCAGATGTCTACTCAGGATGGAAGAAAGTTTCCACAGTCCCTTCTGCCCAGGGTAGCAAATCCTTCCTAGAGCACCCCCTCCACCACCGAAGCAGGTGATCTTTCCCACAATCCCCCTGTTCCAAGTGGAAGAATTTTCCCCACAGCTCCTTCTGCTCTGGACAGGAGATTCTTCCCGCAGCCCTCTCCATTGaggggtggcagggtgggggcaGATTCTTCCTTAGACCTCCCACTGTGCCCCCTCTGCTCCCTTCTGGCAACAGACTCACTTTCTGGAAGCAGCAGCGACAGCAGGAGCAGCCAGCCAATAGTCCAGATCGCTGCCCAGGAGCCTGCTCTCCTGGCGGGGTCCATGGTTCCGTCCTGCTCTCTCGGCTTCCCCCCTAGGTGTGCCGGCTCCCAACCCAGGCCCTCTTACCTGAGCCCAGGATGAGTAACCTCCCCCCAGGCAACCCTGGCCTTGCCCAACCGGGCCAAATCAGCGTCCGCTGTGGGGCGTGACACCCGCCCCTGGGTGCGTCGTCACCCACAGCTGCCAAGGAGGGAAAGGGCGGGAGTCATGGTTCCCTGGCAGTTCCCAGGAGAAAGTCTGTGTGTTTGGGGTCTGAGacgggggagagaggggaggactgAGGCTCACAGAAGGGGTCTACTCAACGCTCAGCATCCAGTAAATATTGAATGAGTGCAGGTTTGGGGTCGGGTGATGCTGGAGACTAAACAGAACCAGTGCTGGTCCTCCCAGAGGTCACTTTCTGATGGGGGAGAAAGATATGAATTAAATAATCATCCAAACTGTCATTTCCAGCCAAGacaatgaaggaagaaaaggagggagccAAAGGGAGGTGTGGCGTCTAGAAGTAGGGGGCTGATCAGTGCAGCATCCCTGGAGATGCAGATCACTGAGTTGCCTGATAACCTTAAAGACTTGGAGGTTTAAACAGTGAAGCAGGTCGGGATGGGGGCAGAGCACAGGGCAAAGCCCTCGGTGGGAAGCAACACGGACCATTCAAACACAGAGAGGAGAGCAGTGCCCCTGGAGCTCAGAGGGTGAGGGGactgagagggaaactgaggcacaggagcCAGGCAGGGGTCACACTGTTCCAGGCATGCCAAGCCCTGCGGAGAGATCTGAACTAACTTTGAGAAAGATGGAGAATGTCTCTGGGGGTCTACATCTGGGGGACACAATCAGATTTGCTTTTTGATCTGTCAGTctggcacctgatgcaaaaactTCTCAAGAAACGAATTCACTAAACCCAAGGAATTATGCAGCAATGAAAATGGGCCAACTACTGGCCTGGGCAGCAACGTGAATCTCAAAACCTTTATGTGGAGCTCAAGAAGTCTTAAACAAATGAAAGATACCATGTGGCTCCATTTCTATGAAAGTTCTAGAACAGGCAAAGCTAATCAGTGGTGATAGAAATCGGGGTCATTTTAGCAAGGTATTGCCCCAAAAGAGTAATAGTAAGTAGCCCCTCCTGTCTTCATCTGGGTGGTAGTTACACATGTAACTACAAATATGTAAAAAATCACCAAACCATATGCTGTATATTTATGCACTTTACTGTATGTACACGATTCTTACAAAAAGAAAGGGGAGGGTCTTTTTTgacagtacagtggttaagactttgccttcctaTGCAAggagtgtgggttcgatccctgattgaggagctaagatctcacacaTCTCAtggccaaaataccaaaacagaaaacagaaacaatattgtaacaaattcaataaagactttaaaatggtccacatcgaaaaaatcttaaaaaaaaaaaaactgtattaaaaaaaaggttaaaaagaaaagtgaagtcactcagtcgtgtccgactgtttgcaaccccattgactgtcacccaccaggctccgcggtccatgggattctccaggcatgaatactggagtgggttgccatttccttctccagtattaaaaaaaagaaagggataaAGGCAGGGTGGAATGCCACTGTGGCCTCTGTAAAAAACGGAAAAGACTATAGCAGGGGCGAGAAAAGGAGGGCAGGAGACgagggagggagcagggcagTCTCCCGGGTGAGAAAGACAGCAACAAGCCTGATGACTGGGAGTTGGAGGCCTGTGTGCTCCATTCCACCCCTGCACCAACACAGATGAGGCCCGCACTGTGACCGTGATGGAGTGAGACACAGTCAGGACCACTGCCTCCCATGTCCGAACACAGAAACAAATAAGAACTCGGGGCAAACCACAAAGTGACTAAACATCCCCGTATATAAACTAATATAAGTgactatgtatattatatattatttatattctattattatttaaaGCTACAGCTGTAATCTTACTTTGTTTCTCCTGACTAATAGATGATGAGATTTACCTGTGGCAGGAAAATAGCGGCTGTGTTCATAAAAATTTTATCCGTTCCCTGGACCCCATGGGgtacctccccacacacacactgccaacAATGACTAGCACCTCAGTCACCTAGGCTGGGTCACTTGGCATCATGCCGCAgctcagagagagaaagtgagtgaCTGTGAAGTCATTCAACACTGCCTTCTACCTTCCTGCCTCTCAGCCTTGGAATCTCAGCCCCACTTATGGTTTGCTCTGTGACCCTACCTAAGcgtcttcacctctctgagcctctgaggtGTCTTATAATAAAGAGAGAAGAGTCTTTTGTGGTGGATTGAGGCAGTGGACAAAATTTCAAGTTTGGAGTCGGACAGACTAAAATTTTACCCCCGCCTCTGCCATCCTCTCGCTCTGTGACCTCCGGCCAcaccttctccctctctgaaTTTCAGCTGCCTCCTTTGCCAAATGGGTCTGAAACCCCCTATCTCCTGAGGGATGGAGtgaggcagggtgacaatacaagTATTATTGTGCGCTCCAGAGCAGGAGGCCCTACAGGCCCCAGCTGCGTGGGAGAGTTTCAGGGAGGAACCCCAACTGGCCAGACCAGAAGAGCTGGCGTCTTGGGAGGGAGTGGGACCCAGGGTGGGGAGTCTCCTCTTGCTCAGGCCTGCCCGCATCCTGGGTGCTGACAgcctgcccccccgccccaccaccccTGCAACATGGCCTGTGACCGGAGAACACAGCGAGGTTTAAATGCAGGGTCTATGCTTATAACTACTCTATGACTCTCCCCACTGCCCTGCACAGGGGTCAATGCAAACAGGTTTAGAATCGGTTCCCCAGAGATGAACAGAGGGGTCAGTGTGGAGGCACCAGGTCCGCAGCCCCGGAGGTCGTGCCAGGGTGTCAGACAAGCCTGGGGCCATCTGCACTAT
The genomic region above belongs to Budorcas taxicolor isolate Tak-1 chromosome 18, Takin1.1, whole genome shotgun sequence and contains:
- the LYPD3 gene encoding ly6/PLAUR domain-containing protein 3, which encodes MDPARRAGSWAAIWTIGWLLLLSLLLPERAKALECYSCVQNADDGCSPQKMKTVKCAPGVEVCTEAVGAVETIHGQFSVAVRGCGSGIPGKNDRGLDLYGILAFIQLQQCPQDRCNAKLNLTSRALNPAGNESAYQPNGVECYSCVGLSRKECQGRAPPVVSCYNASDHFYKGCFDGNVTLTAANVTVSLPVRGCVQDEFCTRDSATGPGFTLSGSCCQGSRCNSDLRNKTYFSPQFPPLILLPPPRSTTLAPTKSVSTSTSAPSSTVTTKATPVPTTTRSTSKPITPARTNQTSPQEVGHETFQEEEASLAGGASGHQDRRNMGQYPVKYVTPSKGSAAPWAGWVTLLLAVAAGALL